The proteins below come from a single Gordonia pseudamarae genomic window:
- the topA gene encoding type I DNA topoisomerase, producing MAETSTASPASGKATSGKAIRRLVIVESPTKARKIAGYLGPNYVVESSRGHIRDLPRGAADVPARYKGEKWARLGVNVDDDFEPLYVVSPDKKSTVTELKSLLKDVDELYLATDGDREGEAIAWHLLETLKPKIPVKRMVFHEITEPAIRAAADNPRDLDNDLVDAQETRRILDRLYGYEVSPVLWKKVMPKLSAGRVQSVATRIIVDRERERMAFTSADYWDVAAVLDAGAGADESSATPRRFSARLVGVDDARVATGRDFDSTGRVKKPEGVVVLDETRARALAAGLQGAALTVTSVEEKPYTRKPYAPFMTSTLQQEAGRKLRFSSDRTMRIAQRLYENGYITYMRTDSTTLSESAISAARAQAADLYGSQYVHATPRQYTRKVKNAQEAHEAIRPAGETFRTPGQVAKQLDTDEFRLYELIWQRTVASQMADAKGTTMSLRISGTASSGETATFAASGRTITFPGFLLAYVETVDDQAGGQADDAETRLPNLVRGQGLTAAELTADGHSTNPPARFTEASLVKVLEELGIGRPSTYASIIGTIQDRGYVVKKGSALVPSWVAFAVVGLLEGYFHSLVDYDFTASLEDDLDQIASGNENRTDWLTEFYFGRDTAKSDIARYGGLKKLVGVNLEEIDAREVNSIKLFDDDEGRPVFVRVGRFGPYLERNVAGPDAPEDLQRANLPAEMTPDELTIEVAEKLFSTPQEGRVLGVDPLSGHQIVAKEGRFGPYVTEILPSGEDDDSGDEDGGAPLTIAAGPTPRDGGTGADAGTGGDGADVVPLDAPAGTVTTTTAKPARKTAKKVAKKAGPKPRTGSLFKSMDIATVTLDDALKLLSLPRVVGVDPASGEEITAQNGRYGPYLKKGTDSRSLAGEDQLFSVTLDDALKLYAEPKRRGRQAAAPPLRELGNDSVSEKPMVIKDGRFGPYVTDGETNASLRKGDEVATITPERAMELLADRRVRGPVKKAAKKTAAKKTTAAAKKTTAAKKTTTAAKKTTAAKKTTAAKKTTAAKKTTTAAKKTTAAKKTTAAKKTTAAKKSTSAQQPVTDDTTPPW from the coding sequence GTGGCAGAGACCAGTACTGCTTCGCCCGCGAGCGGGAAAGCGACGAGTGGGAAGGCGATCCGACGGCTTGTGATCGTCGAGTCACCGACCAAGGCGCGCAAGATCGCGGGCTATCTGGGGCCCAACTATGTCGTCGAGTCCTCCCGCGGCCATATCCGCGATCTCCCGCGTGGCGCCGCCGACGTCCCGGCCCGGTACAAGGGCGAGAAGTGGGCCCGACTCGGGGTGAACGTCGATGACGACTTCGAGCCGCTGTATGTGGTCTCCCCGGACAAGAAGTCGACCGTCACCGAGCTGAAGTCGCTGCTCAAGGACGTCGACGAGCTGTATCTGGCCACGGACGGTGACCGCGAGGGCGAGGCCATCGCATGGCATCTGCTCGAAACGCTCAAACCCAAGATCCCGGTCAAGCGGATGGTGTTCCACGAGATCACCGAACCGGCCATCCGCGCCGCCGCCGACAATCCGCGCGACCTCGACAACGACCTCGTCGACGCCCAGGAGACCCGGCGCATCCTCGACCGCCTGTACGGCTACGAGGTGTCGCCGGTGCTGTGGAAGAAGGTCATGCCGAAGCTGTCGGCGGGCCGCGTGCAGTCCGTGGCCACCCGCATCATCGTCGACCGCGAACGCGAACGGATGGCGTTCACCTCCGCCGACTACTGGGACGTGGCGGCGGTGCTCGACGCCGGAGCCGGCGCCGATGAATCGTCCGCGACTCCGCGCAGGTTCTCCGCGCGACTCGTCGGTGTCGACGACGCCCGGGTGGCCACCGGCCGCGATTTCGACTCGACCGGCCGGGTGAAGAAGCCCGAGGGTGTCGTCGTGCTGGACGAGACCCGTGCCCGGGCGCTGGCCGCGGGCCTGCAGGGTGCGGCGCTCACGGTCACCTCCGTCGAGGAGAAGCCGTACACGCGCAAGCCGTACGCGCCGTTCATGACCTCGACCCTGCAGCAGGAGGCCGGCCGCAAACTGCGGTTCAGCTCCGACCGCACCATGCGGATCGCGCAGCGTCTGTACGAGAACGGCTACATCACCTACATGCGTACCGACTCGACGACGCTGAGCGAGTCGGCGATCAGCGCGGCCCGCGCACAGGCCGCCGATCTGTACGGTTCCCAGTACGTGCACGCCACCCCGCGCCAATACACGCGCAAGGTGAAGAACGCGCAGGAGGCGCACGAGGCGATCCGTCCGGCGGGCGAGACCTTCCGCACGCCCGGCCAGGTGGCCAAGCAACTCGACACCGATGAGTTCCGGTTGTACGAGCTGATCTGGCAGCGCACCGTCGCCTCGCAGATGGCCGACGCCAAGGGCACCACGATGAGCCTGCGGATCTCGGGCACGGCGTCGTCGGGGGAAACCGCGACGTTCGCCGCATCCGGCCGCACCATCACCTTCCCCGGCTTCTTGCTGGCCTACGTCGAGACCGTCGACGACCAGGCCGGCGGCCAGGCCGACGACGCCGAGACCCGGCTGCCGAACCTGGTGCGGGGTCAGGGGCTGACGGCCGCCGAGCTGACCGCCGACGGCCACTCCACCAACCCGCCCGCCCGGTTCACCGAGGCGTCGTTGGTGAAGGTACTCGAAGAACTGGGCATCGGCCGCCCGTCCACGTACGCCTCGATCATCGGCACCATCCAGGATCGCGGCTACGTGGTCAAGAAGGGCAGTGCGCTGGTCCCGTCGTGGGTGGCGTTCGCCGTGGTCGGACTGCTCGAAGGGTATTTCCACTCGCTGGTCGACTACGACTTCACCGCCTCGCTCGAGGACGACCTCGACCAGATCGCCTCCGGTAACGAGAACCGCACCGACTGGCTCACCGAGTTCTACTTCGGCCGCGACACCGCCAAATCCGACATCGCGCGTTACGGCGGCCTCAAGAAGCTCGTCGGCGTCAACCTCGAGGAGATCGACGCCCGCGAGGTCAACTCCATCAAGCTGTTCGACGACGACGAGGGTCGCCCGGTGTTCGTGCGGGTCGGCCGGTTCGGTCCCTACCTCGAACGCAATGTGGCGGGCCCGGACGCACCGGAAGACCTGCAGCGGGCCAACCTGCCCGCCGAGATGACCCCCGACGAGCTGACGATCGAGGTCGCCGAGAAACTGTTCTCGACCCCGCAGGAGGGACGCGTCCTCGGCGTCGATCCGCTCAGCGGGCATCAGATCGTCGCCAAGGAGGGCAGATTCGGGCCGTACGTCACCGAGATCCTGCCATCCGGCGAGGACGACGACAGCGGCGATGAGGACGGGGGTGCCCCGCTCACGATCGCGGCCGGACCCACCCCGCGCGACGGCGGAACCGGCGCGGACGCCGGGACGGGCGGAGACGGAGCCGACGTGGTGCCGCTCGACGCACCCGCCGGCACGGTCACGACCACCACGGCCAAACCGGCCCGCAAGACCGCGAAGAAGGTGGCCAAGAAGGCCGGTCCCAAACCGCGCACCGGATCGTTGTTCAAGTCGATGGACATCGCCACCGTCACCCTCGACGACGCGCTCAAGCTGCTGTCGTTGCCGCGTGTCGTGGGCGTCGACCCGGCCTCCGGTGAGGAGATCACCGCGCAGAACGGCCGCTACGGGCCGTATCTGAAGAAGGGCACCGACTCGCGGTCGCTGGCCGGTGAGGACCAGCTGTTCTCGGTCACCCTCGACGACGCGCTCAAGCTGTACGCCGAGCCCAAACGTCGCGGTCGGCAGGCCGCCGCGCCGCCACTGCGTGAGCTGGGCAACGATTCGGTCAGCGAGAAGCCGATGGTCATCAAGGACGGCCGGTTCGGCCCGTATGTCACCGACGGTGAGACCAACGCCAGCCTCCGCAAGGGCGACGAGGTGGCGACCATCACCCCCGAGCGGGCGATGGAACTGCTCGCCGATCGCCGTGTCCGGGGGCCGGTGAAGAAGGCCGCGAAGAAGACAGCCGCGAAGAAGACGACTGCGGCAGCGAAGAAGACGACTGCGGCCAAGAAAACGACCACAGCCGCGAAGAAAACGACAGCGGCCAAGAAAACGACAGCGGCGAAGAAAACGACAGCGGCCAAGAAAACGACCACAGCCGCGAAGAAAACGACAGCGGCCAAGAAAACGACAGCGGCCAAGAAAACGACAGCGGCCAAGAAGTCGACAAGCGCCCAGCAGCCGGTCACCGACGACACCACACCGCCCTGGTGA
- a CDS encoding cold-shock protein: protein MAQGTVKWFNAEKGFGFIAPDEGNDDVFVHYSEIQGSGFRTLEENQRVEFEVGQGTKGPQATGVRAV from the coding sequence ATGGCACAGGGGACTGTGAAGTGGTTCAACGCGGAAAAGGGCTTCGGCTTCATCGCGCCTGACGAGGGTAACGATGACGTGTTCGTCCACTACTCCGAGATCCAGGGCTCGGGCTTCCGTACCCTCGAAGAGAACCAGCGCGTCGAGTTCGAGGTCGGCCAGGGCACCAAGGGTCCTCAGGCGACCGGCGTCCGCGCCGTCTAG
- a CDS encoding TetR/AcrR family transcriptional regulator produces the protein MAATAGVRTPRAPDRMVTSAVALLSESGPRSVTIDRVLRDSGAPRGSVYHHFPGGREEIVDRATQSAADLMTSYIAGIAAGHTPEQCVDQLTAFWKAQLTEFEYTRGCPILATTVGDSDSPTLKAIAADAFTAWQNVIAKVLEAYGADPDRARSAATLVIAAVEGAIAMCKAAESVRPLDDVNAELRQVLRHLIG, from the coding sequence ATGGCTGCTACAGCAGGCGTCCGGACACCGCGCGCACCGGACCGAATGGTGACCAGCGCGGTGGCACTGCTGAGCGAGTCAGGCCCGCGGAGCGTGACGATCGACCGCGTTCTCCGGGACAGCGGTGCGCCGCGCGGCTCGGTCTACCATCACTTTCCCGGCGGCCGCGAGGAGATCGTCGATCGCGCGACACAGTCGGCCGCGGATCTGATGACCTCGTACATCGCCGGGATCGCCGCCGGCCACACACCCGAACAGTGCGTCGATCAGTTGACCGCCTTCTGGAAGGCACAATTGACCGAATTCGAGTACACGCGCGGGTGTCCCATCCTCGCGACGACCGTCGGTGACAGTGATTCCCCCACACTCAAGGCGATCGCCGCAGACGCGTTCACGGCATGGCAGAACGTGATCGCCAAGGTCCTCGAAGCCTACGGCGCCGATCCCGACCGGGCCCGCAGCGCCGCGACCCTCGTGATCGCCGCCGTCGAGGGCGCGATAGCGATGTGCAAGGCCGCGGAATCGGTGCGCCCGCTCGACGACGTCAACGCCGAACTGCGGCAGGTGCTCCGCCACCTCATCGGCTGA
- a CDS encoding Rv3654c family TadE-like protein: protein MRRLVADERGGATILAAFAIAAIASVLVAVLHIGGAVVARHRAQSAADLAALAAAAAQVAGGPDSCAAARDLARAQQPPADVIDCRVTGSDVVVAVRVPVALGAFGVRWADARARAGPVR, encoded by the coding sequence GTGAGGCGTCTGGTCGCCGACGAGCGGGGTGGCGCAACGATCCTGGCGGCGTTCGCGATAGCGGCGATCGCGTCGGTCCTGGTGGCGGTGCTTCATATCGGCGGCGCGGTGGTGGCACGGCATCGGGCGCAGTCGGCTGCCGACCTCGCCGCGCTGGCGGCCGCCGCGGCACAGGTGGCGGGCGGTCCGGACTCGTGCGCGGCGGCACGCGATCTGGCGCGGGCGCAGCAACCGCCCGCCGATGTCATCGACTGCCGGGTGACGGGGAGCGACGTGGTCGTGGCGGTGCGGGTGCCGGTCGCGTTGGGTGCCTTCGGCGTCCGGTGGGCCGACGCGCGGGCACGGGCCGGACCGGTGCGGTGA
- a CDS encoding TadE family type IV pilus minor pilin produces MVTVEAAYAIASIVFTVILAVGAVSGMVTQIRCTDAAREVARLTAADDAGAREAGARIAGDDADISVDEGGRRVTVVVSSRALFLPGLTVSARAVAVPEPDGSDQVEFAPGVEP; encoded by the coding sequence ATGGTGACCGTGGAGGCGGCCTATGCCATTGCCTCGATCGTGTTCACGGTGATCCTGGCCGTCGGGGCGGTGTCGGGGATGGTGACGCAGATCAGGTGCACCGACGCCGCCCGCGAGGTGGCGCGGTTGACCGCGGCCGATGATGCCGGTGCGCGAGAGGCCGGTGCGCGGATCGCCGGTGACGACGCCGATATCTCTGTTGACGAAGGGGGACGGCGAGTCACGGTGGTCGTGAGTTCTCGGGCGCTGTTCCTGCCCGGGTTGACGGTGTCGGCGCGGGCGGTCGCGGTGCCCGAGCCCGACGGTTCCGATCAGGTCGAGTTCGCTCCGGGGGTCGAGCCGTGA
- a CDS encoding DUF4244 domain-containing protein, which yields MEYAIGTVAAAAFGALLYTVVTGDSIVSALTGIIDKALNTSVG from the coding sequence ATGGAGTACGCGATCGGCACGGTCGCCGCCGCCGCGTTCGGGGCTTTGCTGTACACGGTGGTGACCGGTGACAGCATCGTGAGCGCGTTGACCGGGATCATCGACAAGGCGTTGAACACCTCGGTGGGCTGA
- a CDS encoding site-specific DNA-methyltransferase gives MTDESNVLDQLISRVDDDGLRSRLAHEVDLLRGSRRFGLVFDRHLPESVRLPDHPIRKGIRVALRDESSTETWVVDRFTDRTREVAVLSGGGGERHVSELIVVREFGEPIYPGLRSVERIENGPADAPWHVVINGENFHALQALRSTHRGKVDLIYIDPPYNTGNDGWIYNDRYVDQNDRAKSSKWLSFMERRLLIAWELLKLTGVIIVAIGDEEHHRLRMLLDQIFGDQNFLADITWQGSGKNDARYTAGGVDYMLVFGRDEASLAASGIRWKERKPGLDRAIEAATIAWSESGHDREIATKLYRSALRSLRSELEPSVFRYDQIDSHGRVFQADNLTSPNRRPNLMYPVYHPVTGRAVPVPANGWRYSADALEQLVAEGRILFGEDESTTPRLKRFLTDQQDRVPYPTFTEPRMPGSRRLESVLGDRRFPNPKDVEVVRRWVGIVSRPDAVVLDFFGGSGTTAEAVMQLNSQDGGTRQAILVTNNEIGATEAKKLRRSGLHPGDQDWESRGVFEYVCRPRISTIVTGERPDGSAYSEGLPANVEMFDLTYLDPGMVRRGHEFESVAPLMWLEGGARGPRIDVVPEAGWALTESYGVLFDADVLAPFAEAVTEAAMSGVPPSVIFVITDSEAEYQQAVERLPIGVETVQLYEDYLSNYTINIAGGAR, from the coding sequence TTGACCGACGAATCCAACGTCCTTGACCAACTCATCTCGCGTGTCGACGACGATGGTCTGCGGTCTCGACTGGCCCACGAAGTAGACCTCCTGCGCGGTTCTCGCCGGTTCGGCCTGGTCTTCGATCGGCACCTACCCGAATCGGTGCGACTGCCTGACCATCCCATCCGCAAGGGCATCCGCGTCGCGCTGCGCGACGAGTCCTCGACCGAGACATGGGTCGTCGACCGTTTCACCGACCGCACCCGCGAGGTTGCGGTTCTGAGCGGTGGTGGCGGCGAGCGGCACGTCTCCGAGCTGATCGTCGTCCGGGAGTTCGGTGAGCCGATCTACCCGGGCCTGCGTTCAGTCGAACGAATCGAGAACGGCCCGGCCGACGCGCCGTGGCACGTCGTGATCAACGGCGAGAACTTTCACGCGCTGCAGGCGCTGCGGTCCACCCACCGCGGCAAGGTCGACCTGATCTACATCGATCCGCCCTACAACACAGGAAACGACGGCTGGATCTACAACGACCGGTACGTCGATCAGAACGACCGCGCCAAGTCGTCGAAGTGGTTGTCGTTCATGGAGCGACGACTGTTGATCGCATGGGAACTTCTGAAGCTGACCGGCGTCATCATCGTGGCCATCGGTGACGAGGAGCACCATCGTCTCCGGATGCTTCTGGACCAGATCTTTGGCGATCAGAATTTCCTGGCGGACATCACTTGGCAGGGCAGCGGAAAGAACGATGCACGCTATACGGCGGGTGGCGTCGACTACATGCTCGTGTTCGGCCGTGACGAAGCCTCCCTGGCAGCTTCAGGAATTCGTTGGAAGGAACGCAAGCCCGGACTCGATCGCGCGATCGAAGCGGCAACGATCGCCTGGTCCGAGTCGGGTCACGACCGAGAAATAGCGACTAAGCTCTACCGTTCGGCCCTTCGGTCGCTCCGCAGCGAACTTGAACCCTCGGTATTCCGATACGACCAAATCGATAGCCACGGCCGCGTGTTTCAGGCCGATAACCTAACGAGCCCAAATCGTCGACCGAACCTGATGTACCCCGTCTACCATCCAGTCACAGGACGCGCCGTGCCAGTGCCTGCGAACGGTTGGAGGTACTCAGCGGACGCGTTGGAACAGTTGGTCGCCGAAGGGCGGATCTTGTTCGGTGAGGATGAATCGACTACACCTAGGCTCAAACGGTTCCTCACCGACCAGCAGGACCGAGTTCCCTACCCAACGTTCACTGAACCGCGCATGCCCGGGTCGCGGCGTCTTGAAAGTGTCTTGGGAGATCGACGCTTCCCGAATCCGAAAGATGTAGAAGTCGTGCGTCGCTGGGTAGGGATTGTTTCGCGTCCTGACGCCGTTGTTTTGGACTTCTTCGGCGGTTCCGGAACGACGGCTGAGGCGGTCATGCAATTGAACAGTCAGGACGGCGGTACACGACAGGCGATCCTGGTCACCAACAACGAAATTGGCGCGACTGAGGCGAAAAAGCTCCGCAGGTCGGGTCTGCACCCAGGCGACCAGGATTGGGAGTCGCGCGGCGTATTCGAATACGTCTGCCGCCCTCGGATCTCCACCATCGTCACCGGCGAGCGCCCTGACGGCTCCGCCTACTCAGAGGGTCTTCCCGCGAACGTCGAGATGTTCGACCTCACCTACCTCGACCCGGGCATGGTGCGCCGAGGCCACGAGTTCGAATCGGTCGCCCCGCTGATGTGGCTCGAAGGCGGGGCACGTGGTCCGCGCATTGACGTGGTCCCCGAGGCTGGCTGGGCGCTGACGGAGTCCTACGGAGTGCTGTTTGACGCCGACGTCCTCGCCCCGTTCGCCGAGGCTGTCACCGAAGCCGCGATGAGCGGTGTCCCACCATCGGTGATTTTCGTGATCACCGATTCCGAGGCCGAGTACCAGCAGGCGGTCGAGCGGCTCCCGATCGGAGTCGAGACGGTCCAGCTGTACGAGGACTACCTGTCGAACTACACCATCAACATCGCTGGCGGTGCGCGGTGA
- a CDS encoding DEAD/DEAH box helicase, with translation MKFTLEPYQSTAVESVLTGLAKARAGFLDDGERTAVGLTAPTGAGKTVIATAVLEGIYKGTATRPPNPAMTVLWITDDRSLNAQTIAKITQASGGAIDINRIRFLGDTDHRTLEPGFIYFVHIQAMQKNSTLHAVRPDGTKNDKRTHGAWDMIANTVRERGEDFLVIWDEAHRGSGTKNTDRKSIAGTIVDGGTTNIGTSQPPTPVVLGISATPDRFLAAMNAANRTPRLVEVKAGDVRESGLLKDRILLRSLGESQSADNTMLALAVEDLRSSDEAWRIHHETTGDRLVEPLLVVQVEQGLSPAKEEARLAEILAVMESAWPVLSDYAVAHAFGDHGPYKVGDKTIRYLPPEAISGDDQARVVLFKSALTTGWDCPRAEVMISFQNKDSYTEIAQLIGRLVRTPLAKRVDGGDDRLNEVAAYLPGFRTEHVARVVNALTEDETVEVDVVIAPVVCEKSADVPAELFDLLDTLPSFTRQRTSFSSRTAQLMRLAAALTEHGLVKQGSAKAKQWIVDQMRAADGQRGNEIDAKVDDIMSLTISTTMVAYGEAIMQSEGRSDTQTNERDLESYFGKAKRLLPDGSANWYYNDLCDRGEDDIDASARLVAMADLGFKAVVEEQAAALIDDWRKQHAAKVSAKPRHVREQIEPLWHLGGTPMLPTTVEVRDAYPAATEKVRGKIVETIDTYPSHIYGIPDGKPRAGGFPVDTSRSSWEAEVLAAELTSETLVGWYRNPSSGRHALAVPYEFGDKDQLMHPDFLFWHDDGEGEYVMDIVDPHRFDLADTSAKWSALSRYAQDHADRVRRCLAIARIGGSLRALDLTVSGIDERIAEATNQNLIAAIFDAEGISYP, from the coding sequence GTGAAGTTCACCCTAGAGCCCTACCAGAGCACTGCGGTTGAGTCGGTGCTTACCGGGCTTGCTAAAGCCCGCGCCGGCTTCCTCGATGACGGCGAACGGACCGCTGTGGGGCTGACGGCCCCGACCGGCGCTGGGAAGACCGTCATCGCTACCGCGGTTCTCGAAGGCATCTACAAGGGCACGGCGACCCGCCCGCCGAACCCAGCCATGACGGTCCTGTGGATCACCGATGACCGTTCGCTCAACGCCCAGACGATCGCCAAGATCACGCAGGCTTCGGGCGGTGCGATCGACATCAACCGCATTCGGTTCCTCGGGGATACTGACCACCGAACGCTCGAACCTGGCTTCATCTACTTCGTCCACATCCAGGCAATGCAGAAGAACTCGACTCTGCACGCCGTCCGCCCCGACGGCACGAAGAACGACAAGCGCACCCACGGTGCGTGGGACATGATCGCCAACACCGTTCGCGAGCGCGGCGAGGACTTCCTGGTCATCTGGGACGAGGCGCACCGGGGCTCGGGCACGAAGAATACCGACCGTAAGTCGATCGCCGGGACGATCGTCGACGGCGGCACCACCAACATCGGCACCTCCCAGCCGCCGACACCAGTGGTGCTGGGTATCTCGGCGACACCGGATCGGTTCCTGGCCGCCATGAACGCCGCCAACCGCACGCCCCGCCTTGTCGAGGTCAAGGCGGGCGATGTCCGCGAGTCCGGTCTGCTCAAGGACCGAATCCTTCTCCGCAGCCTCGGCGAATCGCAGTCGGCGGACAACACCATGCTTGCCCTGGCCGTCGAGGACCTCAGGTCCTCCGATGAGGCTTGGCGCATCCACCACGAGACCACCGGTGACCGCCTCGTCGAACCGCTGCTGGTTGTCCAGGTCGAGCAGGGTCTGTCGCCAGCGAAGGAAGAAGCTCGGCTCGCCGAGATCCTAGCGGTCATGGAGTCGGCCTGGCCGGTGCTGTCTGACTACGCGGTTGCTCACGCGTTCGGCGACCACGGCCCCTACAAGGTGGGGGACAAGACGATCCGCTACCTGCCCCCCGAGGCGATCTCCGGCGACGACCAGGCGCGCGTGGTGCTCTTCAAGTCGGCGCTCACGACAGGCTGGGACTGCCCCCGGGCCGAGGTCATGATCTCGTTCCAAAATAAGGACAGCTACACCGAGATCGCCCAGCTTATTGGCCGACTGGTCCGTACCCCGCTGGCCAAGCGGGTCGACGGAGGCGACGACCGGCTCAACGAGGTCGCCGCGTACCTGCCGGGATTCCGCACGGAGCATGTCGCACGGGTCGTCAACGCGCTGACCGAGGACGAGACCGTCGAGGTCGACGTCGTCATCGCACCGGTCGTATGTGAGAAGTCGGCCGACGTTCCCGCCGAGCTGTTCGACCTGCTCGACACTCTGCCGTCTTTTACCCGGCAGCGAACGTCGTTCAGCTCCCGCACCGCGCAGTTGATGCGTCTGGCCGCTGCCCTGACCGAGCACGGCCTGGTCAAGCAGGGCTCGGCCAAGGCCAAGCAGTGGATCGTCGACCAGATGCGGGCGGCCGACGGGCAGCGTGGCAACGAGATCGACGCGAAGGTCGACGACATCATGTCGCTCACGATCAGCACCACGATGGTCGCCTATGGCGAGGCGATCATGCAGAGCGAGGGCAGGTCCGACACCCAGACCAACGAGCGTGACCTGGAGAGCTACTTCGGCAAGGCCAAGCGACTGCTCCCGGACGGCTCGGCCAACTGGTACTACAACGACCTGTGCGACCGCGGCGAGGACGACATCGACGCCTCGGCCCGCCTGGTCGCGATGGCCGACCTCGGCTTCAAGGCGGTCGTCGAGGAGCAGGCCGCCGCCCTCATCGACGATTGGCGCAAGCAGCACGCTGCCAAGGTGTCGGCTAAGCCGCGGCATGTCCGGGAGCAGATCGAGCCACTCTGGCACCTCGGTGGCACCCCGATGCTGCCGACGACCGTCGAGGTCCGCGACGCCTACCCCGCAGCGACGGAGAAGGTGCGCGGCAAGATCGTCGAGACGATCGACACCTATCCCTCGCACATCTATGGCATCCCCGACGGCAAGCCCCGCGCCGGCGGGTTCCCGGTTGATACCTCTCGGTCTTCTTGGGAGGCCGAGGTGCTGGCCGCCGAACTCACATCCGAAACGCTCGTCGGCTGGTACCGCAACCCATCTTCAGGCAGGCACGCACTGGCGGTCCCGTACGAGTTCGGCGATAAGGACCAGCTCATGCACCCGGACTTCCTGTTCTGGCATGACGACGGAGAGGGGGAGTACGTCATGGACATCGTCGACCCGCACCGCTTCGATCTTGCCGACACCTCAGCCAAATGGTCGGCGCTCTCGCGTTACGCCCAGGACCACGCCGATCGTGTCCGTCGGTGCCTCGCCATCGCGAGGATTGGTGGTTCGCTGCGCGCGCTCGACCTCACGGTCTCGGGTATCGATGAGCGTATCGCCGAGGCGACCAACCAAAACCTGATCGCAGCGATCTTCGACGCCGAAGGCATATCGTATCCGTGA